In Benincasa hispida cultivar B227 chromosome 8, ASM972705v1, whole genome shotgun sequence, the sequence aaaaatgaattaaaatttgaacacATTAAAAACAAGAAGTATTCTACTCTATAACACCCAATTATTGAAATCGATATCGTGTGCGCTAACATGAATGTGCTCATATTAGTGAAGTtgtctaaaaattaaaaatgaattaatgtAGAACACGTTtaaattttacataaatttattattacaaGATGTAtgtgtttttctctctctctttttttttttttttttatatatttttgagattagaaaacatttttttaatatgagaaTTGTAAGTTCATAATTCAAACAAAATTAATCTATGATAAAAAAGTGGTTTAAGAAAAACCATCctataaaaatataacaataataacTAACTAATGAATTATCTTTTCTTTTAGTAAATAACTAACTAATTCACTTCCTAAATGAATACCGTTGCTTAACTCCAACGCCAAGAACACGTAATTTaggtaaaaagaaaataaatcaataaaatgcCATTAAGAAAAATGGTTAAATTATCCTTTTATTTTAGAGATTTACTTTGCTAGctaattaaaattagatataaataaacAGTAGACAATCTACGTGTTAACTCAACacatataaaacaataaatttttctttaaagatTTTGAATATTGAAAATTCATCTCATGACAGTGTCTcattatactttaaaaataataattgacGTGTGGATCAATAATTGGCCATGGGTAGTGTTGGCATAATTAAAAATGATCTGCTGAAAAATGGGAAGCCGGGCAAGCGGGCCCCGCATTGCTGCCATCCAATGAATCTTCTCCCCATCGTGATGTATGTAAACAACAATAATGTCAATGATCTAGGACTAGGAGACAACACATCAATTTTACATATTCCACGTGGAAGAACACTAttgcttatattttttttataaaaaataatttttagaaaaaaactcGAACTAAGTTTATACTTTAtgtcaaaaatacttttaaacttttaaaagtttaaaaaatatctttaaactttaaaaaagagttaaaaaaatacttttgtcATTAGTTTTGAATGGATAcgattaaaatttattttaaaaaatacccttaaactttcaaaagtttaaaaaataatcttaaacttaaaaaaagtttaaaaatacctAGATCGTTAGAATATGAAAATTCTTTAATATCTTGTtgtaaaaataactttaaaattaaaaaaaaaagtaaaaaaaaaaaggtatttttaaatataaaaaaatatgacttgaagtttgaaaaacaaataaattatacaaatatactcatttttttcatatagatactttcatttttttttctcaatttttcaattattagcTTACACTAATTTTCTTGgcaaccaaaattttaaattaaaatataaaatcccGCAAAATCAcaccaaatttcaaaatcaaaatctctaCTTGAAACATACAAAAACGATAAATAATCTACcaaaaaaagtatatttgatTATTAACACACACTCAAACGTACAGTTTTGTTGATACTTCATTTATTCTCTTTCATCTTGTTATAGTCAATATACCAATTTAGAAGGTATTTATGAAGGGATAGAGAAAAGAGGTGGAAAATACCAAAGTAACAAAAAGAACATTGTGTAAATGCATTACAGACTAAGATCAGCTGCTCTCTTACATCCTACTTGAGATTAGGTCCTAACCTAAACTAAATTCTCAAGAATATTGACAAAAGGAAAGAATCTCCTTGATAAGTTCTAAGCATGAAACCTCTGGTTATGTAACTACAGTCTCCGTGAGAGGAAGAACTCGTAATCTGGATGCGTGTTTTCAGAGTTCAGATTTCCTTTCTTAACCACAGCTCTGGCCATAAGAGATGCAGTCTCTTCCAGCGTCCTCAGGCGCTCCTCAAGGATTCTAGGAGGATTTAAGCCAGGGGTAAATGTAGGCTTACCGTTTCTAGGCTCGAACCAGCATTCATTCTGCACATGTAACAAAGAGAACGTTTATGAAAGATGCACATCAATCCTTATGCAATGCAACAATTTTAGAAACCTTGTTTAGGATgtgaaaataacaatttatcGATGTAAAACGAAAAACACGCTCAAGGTTGACTGTTCAAAACTTAATGGATTGACAACTATGCTGAAACTGAGGAGGTTTTCTTCATCCCCCTCGGAAGAAGCTAGGCCTTTTCAACTCAAACATTTCCCCTTTCACTTGAAGATTTGGAGGAAGAAAATCAATGGTTTGTAcatcttgtaaatcaaccactTTCCATTAGTAATGTCAGGAAACCTGAGGAATTAGAAGCGGGAATTAGCAAAACTTTACCTGTGCATTATAACTTTGAAGACCCACGACTGGACAAACTAAACAAGAATTTGTATCTGGAGAGTTAGATTGGGGAGTTCTAGAAACAAAATGTCCTAATGAGTGGTAAGTCAAAAATGCAGCTCGAAGGTTGCCATCTGGTATCCTATAAATGGGATACCATGCCACTGAGTACCTGAAATGCAAAAACAATCAAATCACTTTTTTGTCTTCAGCGGTGCTGTATCCATGATGACATTCATATTATTTTGTACAATGAAAAGATATATTAAGAATTTGGTCACATATGATCTAGTTCTAGTAGACTATGGAACTACAGGAAACACTTGCAAATGTCTGTCATAACCAACCATGATCCAGCATGCAGATCATTCAAAGTTATGGAATTGAGCATGGTCGGATCCCCGTATATTTTTCCTTGTGGACATCCATCTCCCTCGACCAGCTGATGTATCCTGATTCAACAATAGAACTGAGATCAATTTCAAAATAGTTCTCAATTAGCCATTAAGAATGATGTGTCAAGCCCTGTCCAGCTTTCTAAGATAACCAACATATCAAGCAATTGGTTGATCCTTATATTAAGCAACTGGAGCCTGgaatgcaaaatttgaaatgcaACCATCCCTTAAAACCAGCATATATCATAAAGCTATTGATTAAGGAGAAAAGGTCAAAGGCAAATCACAAGatcatgaaaaaaatatataaatagatGCCAGTGGCCACTCCAAGTTCATAATGaatataaaaatgtttttcttcataATTTTCACAAGGATCTGAATTATCGGTTGTTAAATTGTGAAGATTTTGTCCTGAAATGTTCGTAGTGTCAAGAAGAAAGGGACATTGCCAAACATTTTGTTTTCAAGAGTAAAATTGTGTGGGGTCGACAACAGgattgtatatttaattttcagtGTTTTAGAGCAACTGGAATCTCTAGGTATGCCTCTTAAGCAGAAAGAGATGGAATGCAACATTTATTCATTGGCCTTCAACTTCTTTAGCTATGCCTCTTGAAGGACATGTAATCAAGGTTGGCTTTTGGAATCCAGTAGTATAAAAAGAGTTTGGGGGAAACTGACTAAATGAAAGAACACAGTTTTTCCCCTTTAAGAAGAGGTCACCCTACTCTTTCTCAATCTGTGCTATCCAACATTccttcctattttctctctatgaaATTCATAATACGGCTAACTAATGGAGAGATAGGTTAGAGAATTCATTTAGTTTGATTATAAGGGTAGACGGAGAAGTTTTAGTTGACGgaaaatttctctttaacccAAGAAGATGCAGTCTCGAGTGAGGTAACCTGAGAAAGAGAAAAGTGGCATGGCATGGAATTGGAATGAGCGTGGCATTTTCTCTGGCAACAGCAACTATTTGGCACTTTGTTGTGGTTATTATGTATGGCACTAATGTCGGTAGATGGTTTACAAAGGACAAAGGATACAGTGGAGCCAAGGGAATTTGTTTTTAACAGAAAAACTTATATGGATGCTTACGTAAAATTTAGAGTGGGGAGTAGGGTAATTTCTTCTTGGGAAGACTGCTAACTGGCCAACCCCAATAAGAGATGAATGCACCATTGTTGGAATGAGGCCAAGGCAGAGTGAAACCTTCATAGCAAGAAATTTTGGAGAATTGTCAGCCAAGTGGCTAAGCCCTAATGGCTATTCTGTGTTGTGAAGATTGGATAATTTGGGTGAATATATTAAAATCTGTTAAATTTGTATATTACTGAATAAATCAAAATAGTTCAGAGTACATAATCAACCTTCCACAAGGTGAATAAATAGACTTCAATAAACTAATGAAGGAAAATACCAAAACGAAATAATTAGGAACAAAtcctaatttccttttaacaCCCTCCCTCAAACTAAGGTGGTAGATTGGCGAACAACTTGAGTTTGCATAGATGATTTCGAAAACAAATCAGCAGATCTGGGAATGAAACAGATACCCACGAAGAGCAAAAGCAAGAACCTTTTGGGCTAGAGACATAGATCCTCATATAGAGATCTATAACAAAACCTACGAAGAACGAAATAAGAACTTCTTGGTTGGAACAAAGATCCTCATAGAGAAATCTAAAACAAAACCCACGAATTGCTGATTTGAAAATAGACAAAGACCcacaaaagtgttttttttttttttttttttttccactaacGGATTTGCTAGAGTTGCAAATAAACCAAATTGAACCAACTTGAATAAAACCAAACTGAGTGAACCAAAACCAATTGAACTGAATCAAGCTGACTGATCCGAACCAAAACATGTATGATTGAACGCGACCGGTATTGAATGACCTGAACcgaattgatttatttgaaaaatttgaCTCTTTGACCTTGACCATTGACCAAACCGGGCTGGACCAAAACGAACCAGTGATTGAAATTAAACCAGTATGAGTAAATTATTTCAACGACTAAACCAATGTTTCGTGAAATCCTTCATTTGGCATAAATCCACGTGATAGAAACCCACGGCGAATTTGAAGCAAACCCACGAGATGCATAAACAGAAACCTATCGAATAGAAGATCTAGACAGTATTGAAGACGCCAGACGTCGATCTTACAGAGATGGGAAGTAGAAGCGTGGATCTGAGCCGGAACCTGTTTGGCGTGGACAGGAGTGGATCTGAACGGACGAAGGGTTGGTGGTGATGGACGCATCTGAATCAAACGGGTCTTTGCAACAGCTGGATCTGGGAGGCGTGACTGATCTGAGGAGCACAAAACTCACGGCCCGACAAGAACGGAGCAGACGGATTTGAGCGGTTTGCAGCTAGGCAGGGTTGGGTGACCTGGTATACAAAGGTGTGATAAAAAATCCTAGTACGATAGGGGAAAACAAACAGAAAACCCTTTGGTAACGGGCAATGAGTTTGCCTCCGTCGATCTCGATTGACGGAGGCAGAGAACGAACAGGACTTTGGCAGCTAGGGTTCAATGGGATGAAACCTaatactctgataccatgttaaattcatatattattgaatatatcaAGATAATTCAGAGTACATAATCAACCTTCTACAAGGTGAATAAATAGAcatcaataaactaataaagGAAAACACATAAATGGAAAATACCAAAAAGGAAataataatggaaaataaaataattaggaataaatcctaatttccttttaacaaATATACTACTTGGTACTTCGCCGACTTGCTTCTAACGTAGTTGTTTTGTCAAATCATCGGACCAACTATCATAAAAAggaaatttccaaaaataaaatttttatgatGACATTTGTCTTGAAAGACATAAATACTGCTGGATAGAGTAGAATGTCTTCTAATTGGTGTGTCTCTCTTATTAGAGTAGTGAGAATGATGATCATTCATTCTCCTAGTTCTTTTAGGATTCATGGCAACGAGCACATCCAGCTAATCCAAGGAGATTTTCCATGGTCCTATGCCAACTCCAAGAAATATCAACTCCTACATTAAAGTTTCCACTCCAAGGCTTAAAGCTAGTACCTGAGCTCTAAGCCCATCTGAAGTCCCAATCCCTACCAAATGATTCCTCAGGGGCTGTCATTTATTCATCTTTTCCAAATATACTTCTAATTGTGGGTATCATCAATCCAAAAGTTGGGTTTGACTAAGCATTTATCGAATGATGCATCTGCTTGAATGCCACAACTACTTTCTGATCATACATTGCAAGAGAAAGCAAAGATTTCCTTGTCTTGTGCAATAAATGGTACTCTTTAAAAGACTTGTTGGAAAGACATTAGAGGATGTTTAGGAGAAACTTAGGTTTAGGGAAGAAAGCTGAGATGATACTAATCTGTTATATTTGGTATCCTATTCCTTGCCCCGTCTGCATGCACGCACGGTCACAAACCTTGCTGTCACCTAATTGATGAATCTTGTCCCCCTTTTGTAGCTTTAGCCCGCTTCTAGTTACCTTACTACTAAACAAATTGCGTGCGTATAGAATAGGATCAAGACCAGTGGATCGGTTCTCTACAGCACGGAcatttttgataaaaaagaaaGGATAGGTCCGGGCTCcctcatataatataattggatCACTCCTCTCATGTCGTGGATGGACTCTTATTCGATGTCAATCACTCAGTTTCTTTGTTTAATGAAGGCCCATTCCCCCTGAGTGAGACCATTCCTTTGTCTTAACACACAACACTTGGGTATCATCTCTCCCATTTGTAGTTTCCAATGGCAAAGTTTGTTTcttatgaataataataataataagctgAAGTATGATAAGAAAAGATCTGAGTTAGACAATATATTACCAACAAAATCAGACTAGTAATTTCCAAAAAAGCGTAAGAGCAATTACTTATCAAATAATGGCCTTCTCTGCTGAGGTTGTTCCCcttcaaaatattcaaaaatGAGTTCTGATTCTCCAGATAATTTTATGTTGACCGATTGTTCTGAACATTTCCTCTTTTCAGAAGCCAAATGTTGCTCTGAACTATGAAACTGATCACAAACCCGCAGAACGCTTGCATCATCAGTACAGGGCTTGGGAAAAAGCACTGAAAATATTGGAAGACGACAAGTCGAGGGCTCCTTCACTTTTATATCATTTACACACGAATCAAATCCCACAGGACCAGTAGTTGTTCCAACATGAGTTTTCTGGCTCTTAAATAGTTGAATAGCTGAAAGAAATGGAACAAAATATGCACGGAATGCAGAGTTATCAGCGCCAAatccatttgaattttcatgACCATTGGCTTTTATTTCTAAGCCATAGCTGCCATGTTTTTCATACCATTGCCACAGGCAACCCAAGGAAATGTTGTCCGTCTCATTGCTACATGGCATCACATCACCTGGCAGATTTCTTGGGGAAATTTCACTAGTTCTTAACTTGGGTCTCTGGTTGATAACAGGGGAGGACAAATGAAGGAATCTTTCAAACTCTGCAATTGGACTACCAGTTTCGATTTGAATAGCTTCAGATACCAATTGCGCCCTACATGCATTATTCACTGCTTGCTCCATTCTAGAAGCATCTTCACGTGAGGATTTGCAACTAAAATGCTCATCCACATCAAATTCATACTTATGATCCTGTAGTGTGGTTGTATCATAGCCATGCATCTTCTGCACCTCACATTCATGTTCTAAAGGACCATGATTCCCATCTCTAGAATGCTGAATCCCCTCAATTACAACAGAAACAGGATTTAGTAAGTTGCAATTGACTCTTTCTTGAATTGATTTTTCTGAAGTGCCAACAGGTTGCATACTTGCATCTTTCATAGACGAAAAATCAGGTCTGGCCAAGGTGGTCAAACCCTCTGCTCCACTTGGCAACCAGTTCTGAAGAGGTAATCTAGGTTGGTTGTTGTGGTTGCTGCGTTCAGCCAAGGAACTTCCTTTTGTTGCTTGAAAGAAAAGATGAGGAAGGTAGACAGGAGACTGAACCTCTACCGAATTTGACTGATTTAAGGAGTCGCATGACCTTGGTGATGAGCTGGAGTCATTCTCTACTTTTTGACTATTCAAACCATTGGAGATAAGTTTGTTTGACAACAGTCCACCTAGACAGACTTGTGTACTTTCAAATGATTCGGAAGTCGTGCATTTATCAGTAGTATCATTTTGAAAACGAGATCTTGGATCATCACTTGATCTTCTTATGTCAAAGCCCATTGATCGAATATCCAAACTTTTATTTGGTGATTTGTGAACCATTGAACTAGTATTACTTCCACAACTATTCCTAGTAGGATGATAGATCTTCTCTTGTCCTGAAGTATTTTTACGTTTCAACCTCCTGGGAAATTTTTCTTTCAGCTGTTTTCTGTTCCCAGTTCTTTTATCCTTGACCTTTGGCATTTGCACACCAACAGGAGGATTACAGATGCCTTTAAACTGTTTGCTGATAGGACTTACTTGGTCCAACTGTTCACAACATCCACCACTATTATTCCTTTGAACCTTTTGCCAGACAGTATGTCTGTTTTCCTTCCCTGTACGCCTTTGTGAACTCACCAGACCACCATATCTATTCATCCTTGTACTCCCggccaattttttattttgtttagttTTCTTTCCAGGTAAGACTGAACGAGTTTCACTAACAGTACTTTCTCGAATACCATGATTGGCTCTCTCCACTTCTGCATTCACATCTACATCTCTTACTGTGTTACGAAAACAGTAGTTCTCTTTAGAAGGTGAACTTCGTTCTTTCAACAAATCAACTCCAAaacctttcttttcctttaatttcaaGTTAAAATTATCAGTGTTACTGTTTAAACTAACACACTTAGAATCTGGAGAATTATTATCCAAAGAATCCTTAAAGCAAAAATCCTTGCAGCTGTCAGCAAATAACCTCTCTCTTGAATTTACTCCCCCATCGACATGGGCACAACCAGGTACTTTGATTAGGGCCTGGTTTCTGGATCCACAAACTTTATAATACTCACTATAATTCTTTATTGCAGAAGATGAAACCTCAGATGCATTCTCATCAACAATTTCAAAGGATATTGAATCTGCGGTTCCAAGTGGCTGAATAATCCTCTCAGAATCTCGTTCAAAACCATTTTTACTGGCCCTAAAATCTGGCAGAAAAATTTCTTGTGCAATGGAACACAAAACAGATCTATCACTACAATCTGAATCATTACTGCCACAAGCTTTTGACAAAAAACTTCCACAGGCAGAATCCTTGGATGATACTTCCGTTTCAGCAGAGACAAATTCAGAAGATATCTTCTTActttctatttctttcttttttgcctTCTTTCTTGGATTTTTCTTCCCATATCTCTGCATTTTAGCTCTGCCATTGGGGATGTCAGAGATTGCACTAGAGTCACTTGACATCAAAGCAGAGCTGGAGCATGAACTCGTACAAGAGAACTTGCCAGAGGATTTATCTGACGACTTAATGGCTTTACTATCCAATAACTTTTTATTCGACTCCAGCAAGCTTCTACATCTGAATGAATTAAATGAGTATGTACCAGTAGAGGCAGGGCCTTCCTGCACCAATTTTCTCTCAGCTGTAAATTGATTCATTTGAGGCAGGCAGCTCACATCCACGCTATCTAGGTATTGCAGTGGTAATGCAACAATTCTCCAGAGTCCATCAGATTCGACTGTAAGAAAACTAATGACGGCACATCTGATAAAGTAAACCAAACGAGTAGACAGATGGAAATCACTAATTTCTCCATGTTGAAATAAAGAAACAGAACAAAGTTATAGCACAAAAATTGTATGACTAAAACATTACCTGTAATAAAAAAAGTTCCTCCATGCAAAAGAAGAAACTTTGGAATCCTGAAACAAATGATGGATAAcacttaaatataaaatattcagACACAATTTTATGCaaacaaaaccaaaaccaaataGAATAGAATTTTCTTAATTATGGACCTTAATTCCTCTGGAACAACCGTTTTCCTCCAGTCTCAATTCTAGCGACTCCTTTCGTTTGTCTAAAACTTTCTGAAAATCACTACTTAAAGGAGCACACTGCATTGTTTTCTGTAACTGTCATCAACACGGTTCAAAAGATAAGAATTCTAGAGATATATTTCCAAGGGCAACCGGTAAGGTTGTTTACATGAAGAGAGGTTCAAAAAGGACTCTAGAAAAGGAATAATGGAATATATACCGAGAGTCTTGAGACTatgaagtgattttttttatcttgacaCTATACCACATACGTACAATACACTCAcgaaaagaaatgaagaaaaagaaagagtaacctaaagaaatatttttctttaaaaaatgttcGTTAGAGTTTTCATATTTTGTCTTAAAGACAATGCTTTGACATGATGCCATTCGTTTGATCAGAACAATAACAATAAATGCAATATCaacataatattaaaatacGAGAACGAAAATCTAATGTGGGATGGGgccaaaagaaaaacaaataatgaCAACTTCCTTATTGAGTAAAAGTAAGAAACTAGAAATAACAAGAATCTTTGTCAAATAGTAGTTCAAGATATCCAATCCATTTGAAATGAGTGTCAATCTTTTGATTACAACCATAATATACACTTTTTTATAATCATTGTCAGGAGCTCCACACATTGAATAATTTTGCTCATGACTTGCCTCAATAATTCTTGGGAGGGCTTTGCCCACCCCAACGTTAGCTTccaacaaatttcttttttcttaatatCTGGACCCTTATGCGCACCTTGACTAATCTTACGGGACAACCTAGCTTCCAACAAAATTAAAACCCTGGAGGGGGGTCAACTGATCATGGTACCATGAAATTAGAACCTCAAAACAACTCTTATGTGACCATCAAATAAATGCAGGCAGATTCTAGCAAAATAACCCGCTATAGAAAGATCAGAAATCTCAAACTTCTTGAAAGAAGAAGCACAAAAAGAGCTTTGATGAAGAGACCATTAAACCCATTTTTCTCCAGGAAAATGTTTATTAAAACATCAAATTGTTGCAGGCAACCCAACTAAACGACATAAAATTGCATAACCAAAACAAACTAATAGCCAGAAACCCAAAGAATAGAAATAAGGTGCATGCATTAAGGAACAATACCCAGATATAAAAAACAACCTTCTCCCTGAAATGGCTTCCCCCAATCAAGACAACAAAAAGCTGTAGTACGCAAAACTTACCAGTCAAAAGAAACTTGTTAGACCAAAAAAAAAGCCCCAAAACTTCAATGAAATATTATGGGGAAAAAAagatagagaaaaagaagaacataTGCATGGTACTGCTCCCTCGAAATTAAGAACCATTGAGGAAGCCTAGTACTAAATTTGACTAGACCCAGAAATATCAAaggataaaagaaaaatctcaaTTTAAGAACTACACCAATTTAGACACAATCTACACCCCAAATACAGGCCTTAGATTCAGATTACAGGGGAACATACAAAATCTATAACAATCAACTATTTGCCAAAATTGTAAAAGTTTCCTACCCTGCCATATCCAACTCAAAATAGAGAAACAAAGTACATAAATTAAGATAGATTATAAAATGActcttttagaaaaatatacaaTGATTTCTAATTGCTTTCCTAAAAAAGGAGCGCCAAAATTGGATTGTCAAACCATTTCACTGAATCAGAACAAACTGGCGAATTGAAAGTAAGCGAGTGAGCGATTAGCTAAGAGAAGTGGAAGAAAACTGACCCATTTCCATTAGCGGGAGACTATCGAAGGAATTACAAGGAGAAAAGCTTGTTCTTCCAGTGGACATGAGCTTTTTATCTTCTACTTTCTATTGGAATCTGCTGGTGGCTTGCTTAAAATTTCCTAGTTTTTGTTTATCTTTAAAAAGGAGTGAGTCTGATAAAGTAGTATATTTTGGTTCGTATTTGACGATTGAGTTTCTAGATTTTATGGCAGTCACTCGATTGAGTACAAAGGGAACAGAAAGTTAGAGAGGGAATGataattttaaggaaaaaatataaagaatgtAGTCTACAtttaggtctaatttctatTCGGTCTCTGGGATTTCAAAATGTGATACATTAGTGGTGAAATCATAATAGA encodes:
- the LOC120083142 gene encoding uncharacterized protein LOC120083142 isoform X1, yielding MQCAPLSSDFQKVLDKRKESLELRLEENGCSRGIKDSKVSSFAWRNFFYYRCAVISFLTVESDGLWRIVALPLQYLDSVDVSCLPQMNQFTAERKLVQEGPASTGTYSFNSFRCRSLLESNKKLLDSKAIKSSDKSSGKFSCTSSCSSSALMSSDSSAISDIPNGRAKMQRYGKKNPRKKAKKKEIESKKISSEFVSAETEVSSKDSACGSFLSKACGSNDSDCSDRSVLCSIAQEIFLPDFRASKNGFERDSERIIQPLGTADSISFEIVDENASEVSSSAIKNYSEYYKVCGSRNQALIKVPGCAHVDGGVNSRERLFADSCKDFCFKDSLDNNSPDSKCVSLNSNTDNFNLKLKEKKGFGVDLLKERSSPSKENYCFRNTVRDVDVNAEVERANHGIRESTVSETRSVLPGKKTKQNKKLAGSTRMNRYGGLVSSQRRTGKENRHTVWQKVQRNNSGGCCEQLDQVSPISKQFKGICNPPVGVQMPKVKDKRTGNRKQLKEKFPRRLKRKNTSGQEKIYHPTRNSCGSNTSSMVHKSPNKSLDIRSMGFDIRRSSDDPRSRFQNDTTDKCTTSESFESTQVCLGGLLSNKLISNGLNSQKVENDSSSSPRSCDSLNQSNSVEVQSPVYLPHLFFQATKGSSLAERSNHNNQPRLPLQNWLPSGAEGLTTLARPDFSSMKDASMQPVGTSEKSIQERVNCNLLNPVSVVIEGIQHSRDGNHGPLEHECEVQKMHGYDTTTLQDHKYEFDVDEHFSCKSSREDASRMEQAVNNACRAQLVSEAIQIETGSPIAEFERFLHLSSPVINQRPKLRTSEISPRNLPGDVMPCSNETDNISLGCLWQWYEKHGSYGLEIKANGHENSNGFGADNSAFRAYFVPFLSAIQLFKSQKTHVGTTTGPVGFDSCVNDIKVKEPSTCRLPIFSVLFPKPCTDDASVLRVCDQFHSSEQHLASEKRKCSEQSVNIKLSGESELIFEYFEGEQPQQRRPLFDKIHQLVEGDGCPQGKIYGDPTMLNSITLNDLHAGSWYSVAWYPIYRIPDGNLRAAFLTYHSLGHFVSRTPQSNSPDTNSCLVCPVVGLQSYNAQNECWFEPRNGKPTFTPGLNPPRILEERLRTLEETASLMARAVVKKGNLNSENTHPDYEFFLSRRL
- the LOC120083142 gene encoding uncharacterized protein LOC120083142 isoform X2 → MQCAPLSSDFQKVLDKRKESLELRLEENGCSRGIKDSKVSSFAWRNFFYYRCAVISFLTVESDGLWRIVALPLQYLDSVDVSCLPQMNQFTAERKLVQEGPASTGTYSFNSFRCRSLLESNKKLLDSKAIKSSDKSSGKFSCTSSCSSSALMSSDSSAISDIPNGRAKMQRYGKKNPRKKAKKKEIESKKISSEFVSAETEVSSKDSACGSFLSKACGSNDSDCSDRSVLCSIAQEIFLPDFRASKNGFERDSERIIQPLGTADSISFEIVDENASEVSSSAIKNYSEYYKVCGSRNQALIKVPGCAHVDGGVNSRERLFADSCKDFCFKDSLDNNSPDSKCVSLNSNTDNFNLKLKEKKGFGVDLLKERSSPSKENYCFRNTVRDVDVNAEVERANHGIRESTVSETRSVLPGKKTKQNKKLAGSTRMNRYGGLVSSQRRTGKENRHTVWQKVQRNNSGGCCEQLDQVSPISKQFKGICNPPVGVQMPKVKDKRTGNRKQLKEKFPRRLKRKNTSGQEKIYHPTRNSCGSNTSSMVHKSPNKSLDIRSMGFDIRRSSDDPRSRFQNDTTDKCTTSESFESTQVCLGGLLSNKLISNGLNSQKVENDSSSSPRSCDSLNQSNSVEVQSPVYLPHLFFQATKGSSLAERSNHNNQPRLPLQNWLPSGAEGLTTLARPDFSSMKDASMQPVGTSEKSIQERVNCNLLNPVSVVIEGIQHSRDGNHGPLEHECEVQKMHGYDTTTLQDHKYEFDVDEHFSCKSSREDASRMEQAVNNACRAQLVSEAIQIETGSPIAEFERFLHLSSPVINQRPKLRTSEISPRNLPGDVMPCSNETDNISLGCLWQWYEKHGSYGLEIKANGHENSNGFGADNSAFRAYFVPFLSAIQLFKSQKTHVGTTTGPVGFDSCVNDIKVKEPSTCRLPIFSVLFPKPCTDDASVLRVCDQFHSSEQHLASEKRKCSEQSVNIKLSGESELIFEYFEGEQPQQRRPLFDKYSVAWYPIYRIPDGNLRAAFLTYHSLGHFVSRTPQSNSPDTNSCLVCPVVGLQSYNAQNECWFEPRNGKPTFTPGLNPPRILEERLRTLEETASLMARAVVKKGNLNSENTHPDYEFFLSRRL